A DNA window from Deinococcus gobiensis I-0 contains the following coding sequences:
- a CDS encoding DNA cytosine methyltransferase, producing MYGIISSCSFGAEKPFCRPGHHQCFFSRGRVCVSDAVILQKKLQRLAEGAPPRVLDLFSGCGGLSLGFSKAGFQISAAVEFDQAAAASHAVNFHQGKACHMVARDITITPPQKVADEFELGPVAEGIDVIVGGPPCQAFARVGRSKLREILEHPEAYRQDPRSRLYMEYLKYVEAFQPVALLMENVPDVLNHGGQNIAEETAEFLEDLGYVARYTLLNAAYYGVPQMRERMFLVAYRQELGQEVSFPLPTHWLRLPPGYEGSRQVALKFLKRGGLFEEAPQFRYVHPPEATPDLTPAVTAREALSDLPTITAHLEGRSRKGAQRFEGLVPYPSSVAPESYAHLMRHWPGFENDAGLKDHVIRHLPRDWDIFRRMNPGDQYPQAWGHAQDLFQETLVTRRAQGEELSPGTPAYEELQAAIVPPYDVTKFPNKWRKMEADRPARTLMAHLGKDSYSHIHYDSAQARTISVREAARLQSFPDGFVFRGTMNPAFKQIGNAVPPLLAWAIASEMRQTLQIGIESVISKEQHGSERTPAVV from the coding sequence ATGTATGGCATCATCAGCTCATGCAGTTTTGGAGCAGAAAAGCCTTTTTGCCGTCCTGGTCATCACCAATGCTTTTTCAGTCGGGGGCGCGTCTGCGTGTCTGATGCAGTAATACTCCAAAAAAAGCTCCAGCGGCTGGCTGAGGGTGCGCCACCGCGGGTACTGGATCTGTTCTCAGGGTGTGGTGGCCTATCTCTCGGCTTCAGCAAAGCAGGTTTCCAAATATCAGCGGCCGTAGAATTCGATCAGGCCGCGGCAGCATCTCATGCCGTCAACTTCCATCAGGGGAAGGCGTGTCACATGGTCGCACGCGACATCACGATAACCCCACCGCAGAAGGTTGCTGACGAGTTTGAGCTCGGGCCAGTTGCTGAGGGCATCGATGTGATCGTCGGTGGGCCGCCCTGTCAGGCCTTTGCCCGGGTAGGGCGTTCCAAACTTCGCGAGATTCTGGAGCACCCGGAGGCCTACAGACAGGACCCTCGCTCCCGCCTGTACATGGAGTATCTGAAGTATGTAGAGGCTTTCCAGCCCGTCGCCCTGTTGATGGAGAACGTGCCAGACGTCCTGAATCACGGGGGTCAGAACATTGCCGAAGAGACGGCCGAGTTCCTTGAGGATCTAGGTTATGTAGCGCGCTACACCCTGTTGAATGCAGCCTATTACGGTGTGCCACAGATGCGCGAGCGGATGTTCCTAGTAGCCTATCGCCAGGAACTTGGCCAGGAGGTATCTTTTCCTTTGCCAACGCACTGGCTGCGGTTGCCCCCGGGCTATGAGGGTTCTCGTCAAGTGGCGCTGAAGTTCCTCAAGCGTGGCGGATTGTTTGAGGAAGCTCCACAATTCAGATACGTTCACCCGCCGGAAGCTACCCCAGATCTGACTCCCGCCGTCACCGCCCGTGAAGCTCTGTCAGATCTTCCGACCATTACTGCCCACTTGGAAGGTCGATCAAGAAAGGGTGCACAGCGCTTTGAAGGTCTGGTGCCTTATCCATCGTCTGTAGCCCCTGAGTCATATGCCCACCTAATGCGTCACTGGCCCGGATTCGAGAATGATGCAGGTTTGAAGGACCACGTGATCCGTCACCTACCCCGTGACTGGGACATCTTCCGGAGAATGAATCCAGGTGACCAGTATCCTCAGGCCTGGGGACACGCACAGGATCTGTTCCAGGAGACTTTGGTAACCCGTCGGGCGCAGGGTGAAGAGTTGTCTCCAGGAACGCCGGCCTATGAAGAGTTGCAGGCCGCTATAGTACCTCCCTATGACGTCACCAAGTTTCCGAACAAGTGGCGGAAGATGGAAGCTGACCGGCCAGCACGAACGCTGATGGCTCACCTGGGTAAGGATAGTTATAGTCACATTCATTACGACAGTGCTCAGGCCCGGACCATTTCTGTGCGCGAGGCTGCCCGTCTTCAGTCCTTCCCTGATGGCTTCGTTTTCAGAGGAACCATGAATCCGGCATTCAAGCAGATCGGTAACGCAGTACCACCGCTCCTGGCGTGGGCTATTGCCAGTGAGATGCGTCAAACCTTACAGATAGGCATAGAGAGTGTGATCAGCAAGGAGCAGCATGGATCTGAACGAACGCCAGCGGTCGTTTGA